The following proteins are encoded in a genomic region of Lytechinus variegatus isolate NC3 chromosome 7, Lvar_3.0, whole genome shotgun sequence:
- the LOC121418193 gene encoding nucleic acid dioxygenase ALKBH1-like yields MEGASGDNFRPEFKRYKKKSPPPCFKEVLDTDSDGHEKMLYRFQIPQEDDTKQTRSEAASFGLKNPSEWQCYGTHEFPGFQFIRNPFLPGAQRYWVKRCLADYPCKPNVTNLDTHHHPDQLCNPWQTRRKKDSSQSQKTRDKTVMDQLRWVTLGYHYDWDNKVYNEDQYSPFPEDLGLMTALIAEVLGYPRFQAQAGIVNFYHMDSTLGGHTDHSEFDLTAPLISYSLGQSAIFLVGGTTKATKPMALHLRSGDVIVLGGASRLAYHAVPRIMYAYKEGQLPRCFDLTDDLHQQESEEEEYVTGSTLNVGDHTAQENIEDLCDETCKAAVDADIKDIGKLSDSVASSATGNQRPNNNLALRGSQHGMNDQCNETCNAAIDADFEHRPKNALEHCPYNSSPDEPCERLGSCIKRTSVTDTVSASRTNPSNSADPCITDISEVSKNIPSAIRSLSREDLWKEFEEYLKHGRINISVRQVTGPGKGFPEKERRGESDGDLVHSSDAKRTKVNSK; encoded by the exons ATGGAAGGTGCTTCTGGTGATAATTTCCGACCAGAATTCAAGCGTTACAAGAAAAAATCTCCTCCTCCTTGTTTTAAGGAAGTACTTGACACAGACAGTGATGGACATGAGAAAATG CTCTATAGATTCCAGATTCCCCAAGAGGATGACACCAAGCAGACAAGATCAGAAGCAGCAAGCTTTGGCCTGAAAAATCCCAGTGAATGGCAGTGTTATGGGACTCATGAATTCCCAG GATTTCAATTCATCAGGAATCCCTTCCTGCCAGGAGCTCAAAGATACTGGGTGAAACGCTGCCTAGCTGACTACCCATGTAAACCCAACGTTACCAACTTAGACACGCACCATCACCCTGATCAGCTTTGTAATCCGTGGCAGACCAGGAGAAAGAAGGACAG TTCCCAAAGTCAGAAGACCAGAGACAAGACTGTCATGGACCAGCTGCGATGGGTGACCCTGGGCTACCACTATGACTGGGACAACAAGGTCTACAACGAGGACCAGTACTCCCCGTTCCCAGAGGACCTGGGTCTTATGACAGCCCTGATTGCCGAGGTACTTGGCTACCCTCGATTCCAGGCTCAGGCAGGCATCGTGAATTTTTACCACATGGATTCGACACTTGGAGGTCATACCGATCATTCAGAATTTGACCTCACTGCTCCGCTCATTTCATACAG CCTTGGACAGTCAGCTATCTTCTTGGTGGGAGGCACTACCAAAGCTACCAAGCCAATGGCTTTGCACTTAAGGAGTGGTGATGTCATTGTCCTGGGAGGTGCATCAAGGCTTGCCTATCATGCTGTACCAAGGATCATGTATGCCTATAAGGAAGGTCAGCTTCCACGGTGCTTTGACCTAACTGATGATCTGCACCAACAAGAgagtgaagaagaagaatatgtCACTGGAAGCACTCTGAATGTTGGAGATCACACAGCACAGGAGAATATAGAGGATCTGTGTGACGAGACATGTAAAGCAGCAGTTGATGCGGATATTAAAGATATTGGAAAGCTTTCAGATTCTGTTGCATCAAGTGCCACAGGGAATCAAAGACCAAACAACAACCTTGCTCTGAGAGGTTCGCAACATGGCATGAATGATCAGTGTAACGAAACATGCAATGCAGCAATTGATGCCGATTTTGAACATAGACCAAAGAACGCCCTTGAACATTGTCCGTACAATTCTTCTCCAGATGAGCCATGTGAACGTCTAGGTAGCTGCATCAAGAGAACATCTGTCACAGATACTGTCTCTGCATCTAGGACTAACCCTTCAAACTCAGCAGACCCCTGCATTACTGACATTTCTGAGGTATCCAAAAACATACCAAGTGCAATTAGAAGTCTATCTAGAGAGGATCTGTGGAAAGAATTTGAGGAATACCTGAAACATGGCAGGATAAATATCAGTGTGAGGCAAGTGACTGGGCCAGGTAAGGGATTTCCTGAAAAGGAAAGGAGAGGAGAGAGTGATGGAGATTTGGTGCATAGTAGTGATGCAAAGAGGACTAAAGTAAACTCTAAATAA
- the LOC121418194 gene encoding fatty acid-binding protein, adipocyte-like yields the protein MVSVNLSGSWKLVSSENLDKFLKECGVGMVHRTMACKVCPTVVIKQDGMDNFEIATKTTLNKQEMCFRVDEVFKGNIPWEKSDREMKASWEDEKLVIRMVDDKDGSGPVFSRYLDGEQLVLAQSKKGVESKRYFQKILQTKEND from the coding sequence ATGGTATCGGTGAATCTCAGTGGCTCTTGGAAGTTGGTGAGCAGTGAGAACTTGGACAAGTTCTTGAAGGAGTGTGGCGTCGGGATGGTCCACCGGACGATGGCATGTAAAGTGTGTCCTACGGTGGTCATCAAACAGGATGGGATGGACAACTTCGAGATCGCCACCAAGACCACCCTGAACAAGCAGGAGATGTGCTTCAGGGTCGACGAGGTCTTCAAGGGGAACATACCCTGGGAGAAATCGGACAGGGAGATGAAGGCATCTTGGGAAGATGAGAAGCTCGTCATCAGGATGGTGGATGACAAAGATGGTAGCGGACCTGTGTTTTCCCGTTATCTCGACGGGGAACAGCTCGTCTTGGCTCAGAGCAAGAAAGGAGTGGAATCCAAGCGGTATTTTCAGAAGATATTACAAACTAAAGAGAATGACTAA
- the LOC121418197 gene encoding carbohydrate sulfotransferase 3-like, which translates to MAFRRCVHACAVIFALSQMVVLSILFIKHENVRIIKHRRVKLVSSHRSRLLNAPVIRNIEEQEAVNSYTNMRSSSDVFGRDKNKQYLDKGLMEDLHMTEEGVRKSRKYGGSSLFDHRRSSLMEFSDDTVEEEDNTINLPRLLFRNVPPVTSPKLTILLAQWRFGSSIVGELFNQNLDAFYLFEPLWTLNRLKSVWRQPGRYTRPSTRDVSRQILRELAHCKFNSDFVWTYSEWHPFQNRAICNLSPECLLSGEQWFENFCRTSRENIATKIIRVDLEDLRPLVEMDNIDLRIIHLVRDPRGAAASRIDYITDRYQPHQQYFRDIGRLKPLGLLDTVPDELMYIQEMRENNPTARGMCKWIERNAKTSKNHLPKWLQGHYKLIRYEDFAVKPVNISKEIYEFIGLPFPNYLKHWIEANTKAIYRDDDIFSNRRNSLEAATRWIVDLSELEIRQIEKECRDALKMLDYKLYDELKYTL; encoded by the coding sequence ATGGCGTTTCGCCGATGTGTGCATGCATGTGCAGTAATATTTGCGTTAAGCCAAATGGTTGTCCTCTCCATATTGTTCATTAAACACGAGAACGTTCGTATTATCAAGCATCGTCGTGTGAAATTAGTTAGCTCACACAGGTCCAGACTTTTAAATGCACCGGTTATCAGGAACATAGAAGAGCAGGAGGCTGTTAATTCATATACGAACATGCGTTCATCGTCTGATGTATTTGGGAGAGACAAAAACAAGCAGTATCTTGACAAGGGATTAATGGAAGATCTGCACATGACAGAAGAAGGTGTACGTAAAAGTAGAAAATATGGTGGCAGTAGTTTGTTTGATCACCGTAGATCTTCACTGATGGAGTTCAGTGACGATACCGTTGAGGAAGAGGACAACACTATTAACCTTCCTCGGTTACTTTTTAGGAACGTACCACCGGTAACCTCTCCAAAGCTCACTATCCTTCTGGCCCAGTGGCGGTTTGGTTCAAGCATAGTTGGCGAACTCTTCAATCAGAATTTGGATGCATTCTATTTATTTGAACCACTGTGGACTCTCAATAGGTTAAAGTCTGTGTGGAGACAACCTGGAAGATATACAAGGCCATCGACAAGGGACGTGTCCCGTCAGATCCTTCGCGAATTAGCCCATTGTAAATTCAATAGCGACTTTGTCTGGACGTATAGCGAATGGCACCCTTTCCAAAACAGAGCCATATGTAACCTTAGCCCAGAGTGTCTGTTATCCGGTGAACAGTGGTTTGAAAACTTCTGCAGGACTTCCAGAGAAAATATAGCAACAAAAATTATTCGTGTTGATCTCGAGGATTTAAGACCTCTCGTTGAAATGGACAACATTGATCTGAGGATAATCCATCTGGTGCGGGATCCTAGAGGAGCAGCTGCGTCTAGGATTGATTATATCACTGACAGGTATCAACCACATCAGCAATATTTCAGAGACATTGGTAGACTGAAACCGCTTGGTCTCCTGGACACAGTCCCCGATGAGCTCATGTACATTCAGGAGATGAGAGAAAACAATCCTACTGCTCGTGGAATGTGCAAATGGATTGAAAGAAACGCAAAGACCTCGAAAAATCATTTGCCAAAATGGTTGCAAGGACACTACAAACTTATCAGGTATGAAGACTTTGCCGTGAAACCTGTAAATATCTCGAAAGAGATCTACGAGTTTATAGGATTGCCATTTCCAAACTACCTTAAACATTGGATTGAGGCGAACACCAAAGCTATTTACAGGGATGATGATATCTTTTCAAATCGAAGAAATTCTCTTGAAGCAGCCACTCGTTGGATTGTTGATCTTTCTGAATTAGAAATAAGACAGATTGAAAAGGAGTGCAGAGATGCCTTAAAAATGCTTGACTATAAGCTATACGATGAACTTAAATACACATTATAA